One genomic segment of Syntrophorhabdaceae bacterium includes these proteins:
- a CDS encoding dihydroorotate dehydrogenase electron transfer subunit encodes MDDIEGKILSNRSIAPGHCLLRIRLSRPMGVVRPGQFVMMKVPDGGVFLRRPFSIYDYQKGVLTIMYKVVGKGTEQLSKAPEDTPILTLGPLGRWFTVSRRNIPIVVAGGIGFAGVYALVKKLQGKASIFFGCSTSDEVALLKDAVPFHPFVATLDGSYGFKGNVIQLLKIHLNGLKGKNVEIFTCGPDNMVKSLRGLIEPHRIPCQVLLEERMACGMGLCFGCVKKTMDAQEPYKRVCKEGPVFDLWEISL; translated from the coding sequence TCAGGATACGATTGTCCAGGCCCATGGGTGTGGTGAGGCCGGGACAGTTTGTCATGATGAAGGTCCCCGACGGAGGGGTATTCCTCAGGAGGCCCTTTAGTATTTACGATTATCAGAAGGGCGTTCTTACCATCATGTACAAAGTGGTCGGGAAGGGAACGGAACAGCTAAGCAAGGCGCCGGAAGATACACCAATTTTAACGCTGGGTCCGCTTGGCAGGTGGTTTACCGTGAGCAGAAGGAACATCCCTATCGTCGTTGCCGGGGGTATCGGTTTTGCGGGGGTATATGCACTCGTCAAAAAGTTACAGGGTAAAGCGTCGATATTTTTCGGCTGTTCCACGAGCGACGAGGTTGCCCTCCTCAAGGATGCGGTGCCTTTTCATCCTTTTGTCGCTACCCTTGACGGTTCATACGGCTTCAAGGGAAACGTAATCCAGTTATTAAAAATACATTTGAATGGATTGAAAGGTAAAAATGTGGAGATCTTTACCTGCGGCCCTGACAACATGGTGAAGAGCCTTAGAGGACTGATCGAGCCGCACAGGATACCCTGCCAGGTGCTGCTGGAGGAAAGGATGGCGTGCGGCATGGGCCTGTGTTTCGGATGTGTGAAGAAGACAATGGACGCGCAGGAACCCTATAAAAGGGTTTGCAAAGAAGGACCGGTATTCGATCTATGGGAAATATCTCTATAA